The Anaerolineales bacterium genomic interval TCCCCCTGCCGGTGAATCTCGACCGTCACGGTCGAGCCCTCCGGGCTGTAGCGCAGGGCGTTGTCGAGCAGGTTGTCCAACACCTGGGACAACCGGTCTCTGTCGCCGAGGACGCAAGACGCCGCGGTCTCCTCGACTCTCACCGAGAGAACCGCCTTGCGCCCGGCGGCCATAGCGGCAAGATGCGCGCAGCGGGCACGTGCCAAGTCGGCCAGGTCGAGCGGCTGGAGCCTCATCTGCAGCGTTCCGGCATCGGCGCGCATCAGCACCAGCAGGTCATTGACCAGACGGATGAGGCGCTCGGTCTCGCGCTGCATGGATGCCAGCAGAGGCCCTCGCCCGGCGAGGTCATTCAGGGCGCCATCCTCCAGGGTTTCGATCGTGCCCTTGATGACCGTTAGCGGGGTGCGCAGCTCGTGGGTGACATCGGCTACGAAGGCGTTCTTGGCCTGATCCGAATGCCGCAGGTTCTCGGTCATCCGATTGAACGCCTGCCCGAGGCCGTTCAGCTCGCGCAGGCCGGCCTGCGCCGGGACGTGCTGACTCAGATCGCCGGTGCTGACCGCCGCCGCGGCGCGGGCGACCTCTTCGACCGGGCGGGCGATCCTCCTCGCCAGCAGCGACCCGGCTATGCCGGCCAGCACAACCGCCACCAGCGCGGCTGCAGCCAGGCTCAGCAGCAGGCTGGCAGGCAAACCGGAGGCGGGCAACGGCATCGCCAGGTAGACCAGGGCGGACACCGTGGTGCCTCCGTCCCGAATCGGCGCGGCGGCATACAGCACGCGCCGGCCTTGCGCCGTAGCGACACGCCGGATGGCGGTGGCGGGATGGCCCTGCAGCGCCTGGGCGATCTCGGGCCGCTGCAGCAGTTCCTCCGGCGTTGTGAACGGGGCATTCTCGGCAAGCGGGACCTGCACCGGATCCCCGGCCTGCGTCGCCGACAGCCCCACGATCACCGCGCCCTGGTCCCCGAGCAGGCGAGTGTGGATGCCGGGCAGGACATTCGCCGTTTGTGAGTACGGTTCGCCGGATGCGATGGGGAGCTCTTGGCCCTGAAGGGCGGCAGCCGTCAATTGCGCTTGGGCCAGCAGATTCTCGCGCTGAGTGTTGACGTACAGGGCTTCCACCGCCCGCCAGGAGAGCAGCGCCGCCAGCCCCATACCCAGGAGAAGGACCGCCAGGTGATTGGCGAACAGCCGGGTGCGCAGGGAAGCAGGCATTTTCAGGCGACGAGGCGGTAGCCGACGCCGCGCACGGTTTCGATGCAGTCGGCCTCGCTGGAGGCGGCTCGCAGCTTGGCGCGCAAGCGTTTGATGGCGCTGTCGACGGTGCGAGTGTCGCCGGCGAAATCGTAGCCCCAGGCCTGCTCCAGCAGGCGCTCGCGGGTCAGTACGCGGCCCGGATTGCTGAGGAACAGCGAGAGCAAGTCAAACTCCAGGCGGGTGAGTGACAGGCTGGACCCTGCCACGGTCGCCTCATGGCTCTCAGGATCCAGCCTCAGGTCCCCCTTGCCGCGCAAGATGCTGGTCGAGGCAGACGTGTTCTCGTCAGGCTGGCTGCGGCGAAGGACGGCTTTGATGCGCGCCAGCACCTCC includes:
- a CDS encoding ATP-binding protein; its protein translation is MPASLRTRLFANHLAVLLLGMGLAALLSWRAVEALYVNTQRENLLAQAQLTAAALQGQELPIASGEPYSQTANVLPGIHTRLLGDQGAVIVGLSATQAGDPVQVPLAENAPFTTPEELLQRPEIAQALQGHPATAIRRVATAQGRRVLYAAAPIRDGGTTVSALVYLAMPLPASGLPASLLLSLAAAALVAVVLAGIAGSLLARRIARPVEEVARAAAAVSTGDLSQHVPAQAGLRELNGLGQAFNRMTENLRHSDQAKNAFVADVTHELRTPLTVIKGTIETLEDGALNDLAGRGPLLASMQRETERLIRLVNDLLVLMRADAGTLQMRLQPLDLADLARARCAHLAAMAAGRKAVLSVRVEETAASCVLGDRDRLSQVLDNLLDNALRYSPEGSTVTVEIHRQGDECECAVHDRGPGISEEHLPLVFERFYRADASRNRQSGGAGLGLAIAKALILAQGGRITAECPPGDGTILRFFLPVGGDCHATD
- a CDS encoding response regulator transcription factor → MVARILVVDDEPAVTDLLAYNLRAANYEVLIAADGRQALQLARQANPDLILLDLMLPEVDGLDVCRELRKTSNVPVIMITALGEETDRVVGLELGADDYICKPFSVREVLARIKAVLRRSQPDENTSASTSILRGKGDLRLDPESHEATVAGSSLSLTRLEFDLLSLFLSNPGRVLTRERLLEQAWGYDFAGDTRTVDSAIKRLRAKLRAASSEADCIETVRGVGYRLVA